The genomic window TTTATAACTATGAAGAAACATCCGATTTGTATTTTACAGACAATGTTTACCTTGGAAAGCTTCGAACAGATTTGGACAGGGAAGAGGTCAAGCTTGAGAATGTATCCCAGTATTTAATAGATGCAGTGATTGCGACAGAGGATGAATATTTTTATGAGCATGATGGAGTTGTTCCTAAGGCAATTATGCGTGCTCTCTTTCAAGAAGTAACGAATTCCGCAGTTCAAACAGGGGGAAGTACACTTACACAGCAATTAATAAAAAATCAGCTGTTAACAAATGAAGTATCTTTTGAAAGGAAAGCGAAAGAAATTTTACTTGCCCTTCGCTTAGAAAAGTTTTTTGATAAAAAAGAGATTTTGGAAGCCTATTTAAATGTCTCCACCTTTGGCAGAAATTCATCTGGCAGAAACATCGCTGGTGTTCAAGCAGCAGCTAAAGGGGTTTTTGGAGTGAATGCAAAGGATTTAAATATACCCCAGGCCGCTTTTATTGCAGGACTTCCTCAAAGCCCATTTGGCTATACCCCCTATACACAGGGCGGGGAATTGAAGAAGCCTGAGGGCATTGAGCCAGGTCTTACAAGGATGAAAACGGTTTTAAACAGAATGTATGATGACGGAAGGCTGACACAGAAGCAATATGAAGATGCATTAGCCTATGATATTACTAAGGATTTTATACCTCGTGTTGAAAGTACTGTAGAGAAGTATCCGTATTTAACATTTGAGATAGAGAAGCGGGCTAAAGAGATTTTGGCCGGCATCCTCGCCAAAGAAGATGGCTATACTGAGGAAGACTTGAAGAATGATAAAGAGCTGGAAAATGAATATAAAATATTAGCCGATCGAAATCTTCGTCAAAACGGTTATCAGATTCATACAACTATTCATAAGGGTATTTACGATGCGATGCAAGTAGCAAAAGATAATTTTGCCCTTTATGGAAGCGATAAAATTGAAATAATCGAAGACCCTGAAACGAAGGAAAAGAAAGAAATAGTAGAGCCTGTTCAGGTAGGTGCCATTCTCATTGAAAACAGCACTGGCAAAATCCTATCCTTTGTTGGCGGAAGAGACCATAACCTTAAACAGGTAAACCATGCAACAGATACTTTAAGATCGAACGGATCAACAATGAAGCCTCTCGTAGTATACGCACCCGCATTGGAGCTGGGAGAGGTCGCGCCGGGATCTGTTATTCCCGATGTAGAGGTGTTTCTGGACCCTCATCGCCCAAATGTACCGTACCCAAATAACTATGATAAAAGATACAGTGGACTGGTCTCTGCGCGCTATGCTCTAGCGATGTCTTATAATGTTCCTGCCATGTTGACGTATCGGACTATTATTGATAAGCGGCCAGCTCAATACCTAGAGAAAATGGGCTTTACTTCTGTTATCGAAAATGACTATACAACCAACTCGCTAGCTCTTGGCGGAATTACAAATGGGGTAACCGTTGAAGAGAATGTAAATGCCTTTGGCACCTTTGCAAATAGCGGAAACTTTGTGGATGCTTACATGATTGAAAAAATCATAGATAAGTCTGGAAAAATTATTTATCAGCATGAAGTAAAGCCGGTTGAAGTTTTCAGCCCGCAAACTGCTTATTTGACCATTGATATGATGAGAGATGTGATCAATCAAGGGACAGCAGGTTCTTTAAAAGGCCGGTTAAAGTTTAGTTCAGACTGGGCTGGTAAAACTGGTACAGGTCAGGATTTAAAAGATTCCTGGTTTGTAGCTATTAATCCAAAAATTAGCTTCGGTGTCTGGAATGGATATGACACTCCAAAATCATTAGAGCTTAGATATAAAGGAGTCCATCACGGTCCCCGTAACGTATATTTATGGGCTGATCTTATTAATGCTGCCTATGATGCAGCTCCTGAGCTAGTGGCAACGAATCAGCAATTCCAAATGCCTGGCGGAATTGTTCGAAGATCCTATTGCGCTGCATCAGGTCTTCTCCCTTCAGATGCCTGTTCTAAAGCAGGGCTCGTTACAACAGACTGGTATAATGCGAAGTTTCTTCCTACACAGGCTGACGATAGTTTTGCAGATGGAAAGTATGTCCTTATCGGAAATAAAAGATATCAGGCTTTGGATAACACACCAGAAGAATTTATCCATTCAGGTGTAGCAATTAGCCCTAAAATTTTTGAAGATAAGTATGGTATTTCTATCAAAGATGTATCACAATTAATACCGAATAAAGATAAATGGCAAGGCCTTTTAGTAGCTGATTCTAAATTAGAGGAAAACGGAAAGGCTCCTGGTGCACCGTCAATTAGTCAATCAAACTCGACCATCGTTTGGGGTACACATGCTGAAAATGATGTAATTGGCTATAGGATTTATCAAAAATCAGGAGAAAGTGTGAAAAAGGTTGGCAGCATCTCCGCTGGTGATTCGCTTTCTTTTCAAGCACAGAATGGAGAGTTCTATGTAACTGCTGTTGATATTGCAGGAAAAGAATCTGCTCCATCCAATATCATTCAAATTGGGCAGCCTGCTGAAACACCGACTAATACCGAAAATCCAGCCCAGCCTCCTAAAGAGGAAAATCCTAAGGATCCTCCTGGTGACGGTAACAGTAATGGCGATGGAAATGGAGGTAATCCTGAAGCACCGCCAACAGAGGAAATATAGATTTTTATAGAAAAAGAACCGTGCGCAAAAATGGCACGGTTCTTCTATTTTGATTTCGCACTATGATTAGTCTTCCAGAGTGGAAAGGTCACCAGTAGGTAAGTTTAGCTCCCAAGCCTTTAAGACACGGCGCATAATTTTTCCGCTTCTTGTTTTCGGAAGTTTATCTCGAAATTCTATTTCGCGTGGAGCAGCATGAGCAGCAAGTCCTTTTTTCACAAATTGACGAATATCTTCAACTAGCTCATCAGATGCTTCATATCCATCCAGCAACGCAATGAAGGCCTTAATAATTTCACCGCGAACAGGATCCGGCTTCCCTATGACACCAGCTTCTGCTACAGCTGGATGCTCTAATAGCTTGCTCTCCACTTCAAATGGCCCTACCCTTTCACCAGATGTCATAATAACATCATCCACACGGCCTTGGAACCATAAGTAGCCATCTTCATCCATATATGCTGAATCACCCGAGACATACCAGTCACCAGGCATGAAATAAGATTCATATTTCTCTTTATTATTCCAAATCGCATGCATCATGGCTGGCCAGCCCTTTTTAATTGCAAGGTTGCCCATGCGGTATGGAGGCAGTTCATTTCCTTGATCATCAACAATGGCAGCTACAACCCCTGGTACAGGCTTACCCATTGATCCAGGTTTAATTTCCATGCAAGGATAGTTGCAGATTAATAAAGCTCCTGTTTCAGTCATCCACCACGTATCATGGATTCTTAAATGGAATACCTTCATTCCCCACTTTACTACTTCAGGGTTTAAAGGCTCTCCAACACTAACAATATGGCGCAGACTGCTTAAATCAAACTTCTTAACAACCTCGTCTCCAGCTCCCATCAGCATCCTAAATGCTGTAGGTGCACTGTACCAGATGGACACCCCATACTCTTCAATCATCTTATACCAGGATTCCGGGTTAAATCTTCCACCAACAATTAAATTAGATGTTCCTGTTAGCCAAGGTCCAAACATTCCGTAGGAAGTTCCAGTGACCCAGCCTGGATCTGCCGTACACCAGAAGACATCTTCTTCCTTCATATCAAGAACCCATCTTGCCGTATGGTATTGCTGAATCATGGCATTATGGACATGTAAAACACCTTTCGGCTTACCAGTAGAACCGGAAGTATAGTGCAGGATCATTCCATCTGTCCGTTCTACCCATTCAATAGAAAGTTTATTGCTAGCTTCTGCTAATTTTTTATTAAAATCAATATAAGGCCCTTCTTCTTCAATTCCTTCTCCTACTAGAAAAATAGTTTTTAGAGCTGGAAGCTCATCGACAGGAACACGTTTTAGTAATTCAGGTGTTGTAATAAGAACTTTCGCTTCACTATCCTCTAAACGGTCTCGAACGGCTCCTTCCATAAACGCTTCGAAAAGCGGACCGACAATCGCACCAAGTTTAATCGTACCCAATGCTGCAAAATAAAGCTCAGGTGAACGCGGCATAAAGATGAACACTCGATCTCCTTTTTCAACATCACCGTATGTTTTTAATACATTACCTGCTTTATTAGAAAGCTCCTTCATTTCCTTAAATGTATATTTTTCATTTCTTAAGCCTTCACGGAAATACAGAGCAATTTTATTTTTTCGGAAGGATTCTGCATGGCGGTCGATAGCCTCATAAGCCATATTGATCCGGCCAGTTTCATGCCAGGAGAATACTTTCTCACCTTCTGCCCAATCAAACTGATTGTACGTTTCTTCGTAATTTTGTAAATTATAATTCCCTTGTGTTGCTGGTATGGCTTCCACTTTCATATACCAATATCCCCCTTTAATAATTCCAGCCCGGCTCTTTAATCAATCCAAAAACAACTGCATTGTACATAAGAGAGCGAATGCTTTGATAAGTTTGTTATTATTATAGTATAAGCATTATCTTTTCTCAATTTTTAAAATATTCAACTAGATAATTTTCATACCGTTATAAACATAAGGAAGCGAGAATGAGTAGAAGTTACTAGTAATGCAAATTGATATTTTATTCATATAGTAGTTTCTGTTCATCGTGAACAAATCTTTCACAAATTGTTTTCGAATAATACAGAAAATAAAATCAAGTCGCTTAAAAATAACTAATTTTATGTATAATAGAATTAATAATGAATGTCAATAGGCGGTGAACAAATGGAACATCGAAAAACATATAATGCTAAAGAATTAAAAACTCCGAAAGGCAGTTTAATTATTGAAGGACCTATTTCCCCTGAGAAATTAGCAGACTTAGAGTTTCATAAGGACTTAGTAGCTTTTCGGCCACCCGAGCAGCAAAAAAAGGCGCTTATTGAAATAGCGGGGCTTCCAGAAGGAAGAATTATTATTGCCAGGTACAGAGAT from Bacillus sp. DTU_2020_1000418_1_SI_GHA_SEK_038 includes these protein-coding regions:
- a CDS encoding transglycosylase domain-containing protein, translating into MKENQNIKDKWKSWLGLLTNKKAAKGASISFQVAWNLILLFIIIIVIVGSFAGGVGAGYFASLVKNEKIRPYEKMKKDIYNYEETSDLYFTDNVYLGKLRTDLDREEVKLENVSQYLIDAVIATEDEYFYEHDGVVPKAIMRALFQEVTNSAVQTGGSTLTQQLIKNQLLTNEVSFERKAKEILLALRLEKFFDKKEILEAYLNVSTFGRNSSGRNIAGVQAAAKGVFGVNAKDLNIPQAAFIAGLPQSPFGYTPYTQGGELKKPEGIEPGLTRMKTVLNRMYDDGRLTQKQYEDALAYDITKDFIPRVESTVEKYPYLTFEIEKRAKEILAGILAKEDGYTEEDLKNDKELENEYKILADRNLRQNGYQIHTTIHKGIYDAMQVAKDNFALYGSDKIEIIEDPETKEKKEIVEPVQVGAILIENSTGKILSFVGGRDHNLKQVNHATDTLRSNGSTMKPLVVYAPALELGEVAPGSVIPDVEVFLDPHRPNVPYPNNYDKRYSGLVSARYALAMSYNVPAMLTYRTIIDKRPAQYLEKMGFTSVIENDYTTNSLALGGITNGVTVEENVNAFGTFANSGNFVDAYMIEKIIDKSGKIIYQHEVKPVEVFSPQTAYLTIDMMRDVINQGTAGSLKGRLKFSSDWAGKTGTGQDLKDSWFVAINPKISFGVWNGYDTPKSLELRYKGVHHGPRNVYLWADLINAAYDAAPELVATNQQFQMPGGIVRRSYCAASGLLPSDACSKAGLVTTDWYNAKFLPTQADDSFADGKYVLIGNKRYQALDNTPEEFIHSGVAISPKIFEDKYGISIKDVSQLIPNKDKWQGLLVADSKLEENGKAPGAPSISQSNSTIVWGTHAENDVIGYRIYQKSGESVKKVGSISAGDSLSFQAQNGEFYVTAVDIAGKESAPSNIIQIGQPAETPTNTENPAQPPKEENPKDPPGDGNSNGDGNGGNPEAPPTEEI
- the acsA gene encoding acetate--CoA ligase produces the protein MKVEAIPATQGNYNLQNYEETYNQFDWAEGEKVFSWHETGRINMAYEAIDRHAESFRKNKIALYFREGLRNEKYTFKEMKELSNKAGNVLKTYGDVEKGDRVFIFMPRSPELYFAALGTIKLGAIVGPLFEAFMEGAVRDRLEDSEAKVLITTPELLKRVPVDELPALKTIFLVGEGIEEEGPYIDFNKKLAEASNKLSIEWVERTDGMILHYTSGSTGKPKGVLHVHNAMIQQYHTARWVLDMKEEDVFWCTADPGWVTGTSYGMFGPWLTGTSNLIVGGRFNPESWYKMIEEYGVSIWYSAPTAFRMLMGAGDEVVKKFDLSSLRHIVSVGEPLNPEVVKWGMKVFHLRIHDTWWMTETGALLICNYPCMEIKPGSMGKPVPGVVAAIVDDQGNELPPYRMGNLAIKKGWPAMMHAIWNNKEKYESYFMPGDWYVSGDSAYMDEDGYLWFQGRVDDVIMTSGERVGPFEVESKLLEHPAVAEAGVIGKPDPVRGEIIKAFIALLDGYEASDELVEDIRQFVKKGLAAHAAPREIEFRDKLPKTRSGKIMRRVLKAWELNLPTGDLSTLED